From Vigna unguiculata cultivar IT97K-499-35 chromosome 5, ASM411807v1, whole genome shotgun sequence, the proteins below share one genomic window:
- the LOC114185766 gene encoding RCC1 domain-containing protein RUG3, mitochondrial: MKPIFRRRHHHNIATLTSGLRHFSATPKPPLLYTADTTAGNTAILQVLSWGRGASGQLGGGVEETRLYPSPVANLAVPKSSFSLAQTPGRLPHAEKCRTPEVGISCGLFHSSLVAGGALWIWGKGDGGRLGFGHENSLFVPTLNPHLDNLRSVALGGLHSVALTSAGEVFTWGYGGFGALGHSVYHRELFPRLVKGSWEGTIKHIATSGTHTAAITESGELYIWGRDEGDGRLGLGPGRGPDHAGGLSIPSRVKELPYPVAAASCGGFFTMALTEDGQLWNWGANSNYELGRGDKTGGWKPRPVPSLENVKIIQIASGGYHSLALTGDGKVLSWGHGGQGQLGHGSIQNQKIPAVVEALSQEHIIYITCGGSSSAALTDNGKLYMWGNANDSQLGVPGLPPVQPSPVEVNFLMDDDGLGPHKVLSVAIGASHAMCLALRESS; encoded by the exons ATGAAGCCAATTTTCCGCCGCCGCCACCATCACAACATAGCCACTCTTACTAGCGGCTTGCGCCACTTTTCCGCTACCCCGAAGCCCCCACTCCTTTACACCGCCGACACAACAGCCGGCAACACCGCCATCCTGCAGGTCCTCTCGTGGGGCAGAGGCGCCTCCGGCCAGCTCGGGGGTGGCGTGGAGGAGACCCGCCTGTACCCTTCTCCGGTTGCTAACCTGGCCGTCCCCAAATCCTCCTTCTCTCTCGCCCAAACCCCCGGCCGCCTCCCCCACGCGGAGAAGTGTCGAACCCCAGAAGTGGGCATCTCGTGTGGTCTTTTCCACTCTTCGCTCGTCGCTGGTGGGGCTCTCTGGATTTGGGGAAAAGGCGATGGTGGAAGATTGGGCTTCGGCCACGAGAATTCGTTGTTCGTGCCCACCCTGAACCCTCACCTCGATAACCTTCGGTCCGTCGCCCTCGGTGGTTTGCACTCCGTTGCTCTTACATCAGCCGGCGAGGTCTTCACCTG GGGTTATGGTGGTTTTGGTGCACTTGGACACTCAGTATATCACCGAGAGTTATTTCCTAGATTGGTAAAAGGCTCCTGGGAGGGAACTATAAAACACATTGCTACCAGTGGAACGCATACTGCAGCAATCACAGAATCAG GAGAGCTTTATATCTGGGGTCGAGATGAAGGGGATGGGCGATTGGGCCTTGGTCCTGGTCGGGGCCCAGATCATGCTGGTGGACTTAGTATACCTTCCAGGGTAAAAGAATTACCTTACCCTGTTGCTGCTGCTTCCTGTGGGGGATTTTTCACAATGGCATTGACAGAGGATGGGCAATTATGGAACTGGGGAG CAAATTCTAACTATGAGCTTGGTAGAGGTGATAAGACTGGTGGTTGGAAGCCAAGGCCCGTACCCAGCCttgaaaatgttaaaattattcaaatagcAAGTGGTGGATATCACTCCCTAGCATTAACTG GTGACGGGAAAGTGCTCTCATGGGGCCATGGTGGACAAGGTCAGTTGGGCCATGGATCTATCCAGAATCAGAAGATACCAGCTGTAGTTGAGGCTTTATCTCAAgagcatattatatatattacatgtGGGGGTTCTTCATCAGCAGCTTTGACGG ATAATGGAAAGTTGTACATGTGGGGAAATGCTAATGATTCTCAATTAGGAGTTCCTGGGCTACCACCGGTTCAACCATCCCCGGTTGAAGTCAACTTCTTAATGGACGATGACGGATTAGGACCTCACAAAGTTTTATCAGTTGCAATTGGCGCATCACATGCCATGTGTTTAGCTTTGAGGGAGAGTAGTTGA